A portion of the Manihot esculenta cultivar AM560-2 chromosome 2, M.esculenta_v8, whole genome shotgun sequence genome contains these proteins:
- the LOC110609665 gene encoding potassium transporter 3 isoform X2, with protein sequence MVITMGVLTPAISILSSIEGLQVQAKNLHHGMVVLIACIVLIGLFVLQYRGTHRVAFMFAPIVIIWLLSIAIIGAYNVIHWNTRVYQALSPYYVYQFFRETGKDGWISLGGILLCVTGTEVIYAELGQFTASSVRLAFSFVVYPCLVLQYMGQAAFISKNFSTVSLSFYSSIPDSLFWPVLVMAILSTIVASQAVVCATFSIVKQCHAYGCFPRIKIVHKPKWIDRQMYIPEINWILMVLCLAITIGSHDTNRIGNAYGIAFMTMIFMTTCLMSLVINFIWHKSVGFALFYFLFFGIIEFIFLSSSFMRIPKGGWVPLVLSAVFTFIMFVWHYGSRKKYLYDVHNKVPMKWILTLGSDLGIVRIPGIGLIYTELASGVPATFSHFLTNLPAFYKVVVFVCVKIVPVPYVPQSERYLIGRIGPKSYRLYRCIIRNGYKDVQEKETEYDVENALVMSIAEFIQLEAEGCGSADGSVDGRMAVVRTSEMFGKRFIVSESDGYGESSSSIFPTTVGCNSRSAALQKLQSMYEQETPQLKQRRRIQLKLSDTKCKDLQAKDELLELLEAKHAGVAYIIGHSHVKAKWNSSFLKRLSIDIFYSFLRKNCRSPSVFLDIPRISLIEVGMNYYL encoded by the exons ATGGTTATTACCATGGGTGTACTCACCCCTGCAATTTCTA TCCTCTCATCCATTGAAGGGCTGCAAGTTCAAGCCAAGAATTTGCATCATG GAATGGTGGTTCTCATTGCCTGCATTGTATTGATTGGCCTTTTTGTTTTGCAATATCGTGGCACTCACAGAGTTGCATTCATGTTTGCTCCCATTGTGATTATTTGGTTACTGTCTATTGCCATCATTGGTGCCTACAATGTCATTCACTGGAATACAAGAGTATACCAGGCTCTTTCTCCATACTATGTCTACCAGTTCTTTAGGGAGACTGGAAAGGATGGTTGGATTTCTCTTGGAGGGATACTTTTATGTGTTACTG GAACTGAAGTTATATATGCAGAACTAGGCCAATTCACTGCTTCATCAGTAAGG CTTGCATTTTCTTTTGTTGTGTACCCATGTTTGGTACTGCAATACATGGGGCAAGCtgcatttatttcaaaaaatttttctACAGTATCCCTGAGTTTCTATTCTTCAATTCCAG ATTCACTATTCTGGCCAGTACTGGTGATGGCAATTTTATCTACAATTGTTGCTAGCCAAGCTGTAGTATGTGCTACATTTTCAATCGTCAAACAATGCCATGCATATGGATGTTTCCCTCGCATCAAGATTGTGCACAAACCAAAATGGATTGATCGTCAAATGTACATCCCAGAGATAAATTGGATACTTATGGTTCTCTGCCTGGCTATCACAATTGGCTCTCATGACACTAATCGCATAGGAAATGCTTATG GGATTGCATTCATGACTATGATATTCATGACCACGTGTTTGATGTCCTTGGTCATCAACTTTATATGGCATAAGAGTGTCGGGTTTGCCCTTTTTTACTTCTTGTTCTTTGGAATAATTGAATTCATCTTCCTCTCATCTTCTTTTATGAGAATCCCCAAGGGTGGATGGGTTCCTCTTGTGCTCTCTGCAGTCTTTACGTTCATTATGTTTGTTTGGCATTATGGTAGCAGGAAGAAGTATTTATATGATGTCCATAACAAAGTACCCATGAAATGGATCCTCACTCTGGGTTCTGATCTTGGCATTGTAAGGATTCCTGGGATTGGTCTTATCTACACTGAGTTAGCCAGTGGGGTACCAGCCACATTTTCCCATTTCTTAACCAACTTACCAGCATTTTACAAGGTTGTTGTATTTGTCTGTGTTAAGATTGTTCCTGTTCCTTATGTCCCCCAAAGTGAAAGGTATCTTATTGGTCGGATTGGCCCTAAATCTTACCGTTTGTATCGCTGCATCATTAGAAATGGCTATAAAGATGTCCAGGAAAAAGAAACTGAATATGATGTGGAGAATGCACTTGTGATGAGCATAGCAGAGTTTATCCAACTGGAAGCAGAAGGTTGTGGGAGTGCTGATGGTTCTGTGGATGGTCGGATGGCAGTTGTGAGGACATCTGAAATGTTTGGGAAAAGATTCATAGTTTCAGAATCTGATGGTTACGGAGAAAGTAGCAGTTCGATATTCCCAACAACTGTAGGTTGCAACAGCAGGTCAGCTGCACTGCAGAAATTGCAATCTATGTATGAGCAGGAGACTCCCCAACTAAAACAAAGGCGGCGGATCCAGCTAAAGCTTTCAGATACAAAGTGTAAGGATTTACAAGCTAAAGATGAGCTGTTGGAGCTTCTGGAAGCTAAGCATGCTGGTGTAGCATATATAATAGGTCACTCACATGTCAAGGCAAAATGGAATTCATCATTCTTGAAGAGGCTTTCGATTGATATCTTCTACTCTTTTCTGCGTAAAAACTGCCGGTCTCCTTCTGTCTTCTTGGATATTCCTCGTATTTCTTTAATCGAGGTGGGCATGAACTACTATTTATAG
- the LOC110609665 gene encoding potassium transporter 3 isoform X1 codes for MVEIKTPRKHVLLLAYQSFGIVFGDLSTSPLYVYRSIFSGKLRHYQTEDTIFGAFSLIFWTLTFFSLIKYVVFMLCADDNGEGGIFALYSLLCRHAKFSLLPNQQAADEELSTYHGEGRSNRNVLSSAFKKLVERRKKVKTALLLVVLFCASMVITMGVLTPAISILSSIEGLQVQAKNLHHGMVVLIACIVLIGLFVLQYRGTHRVAFMFAPIVIIWLLSIAIIGAYNVIHWNTRVYQALSPYYVYQFFRETGKDGWISLGGILLCVTGTEVIYAELGQFTASSVRLAFSFVVYPCLVLQYMGQAAFISKNFSTVSLSFYSSIPDSLFWPVLVMAILSTIVASQAVVCATFSIVKQCHAYGCFPRIKIVHKPKWIDRQMYIPEINWILMVLCLAITIGSHDTNRIGNAYGIAFMTMIFMTTCLMSLVINFIWHKSVGFALFYFLFFGIIEFIFLSSSFMRIPKGGWVPLVLSAVFTFIMFVWHYGSRKKYLYDVHNKVPMKWILTLGSDLGIVRIPGIGLIYTELASGVPATFSHFLTNLPAFYKVVVFVCVKIVPVPYVPQSERYLIGRIGPKSYRLYRCIIRNGYKDVQEKETEYDVENALVMSIAEFIQLEAEGCGSADGSVDGRMAVVRTSEMFGKRFIVSESDGYGESSSSIFPTTVGCNSRSAALQKLQSMYEQETPQLKQRRRIQLKLSDTKCKDLQAKDELLELLEAKHAGVAYIIGHSHVKAKWNSSFLKRLSIDIFYSFLRKNCRSPSVFLDIPRISLIEVGMNYYL; via the exons GTTGAAATCAAAACTCCCCGAAAACATGTTCTTCTGTTGGCATATCAGAGTTTCGGTATAGTGTTTGGTGACTTGAGTACTTCTCCTCTTTATGTTTATAGAAGTATATTTTCTGGGAAGTTGCGCCATTATCAAACTGAGGACACAATTTTTGGAGCCTTTTCCTTGATTTTTTGGACTTTAACCTTTTTTTCTTTGATTAAGTATGTTGTTTTCATGTTGTGTGCGGATGATAATGGAGAAG GAGGAATTTTTGCGTTGTATTCACTTCTTTGCAGGCATGCAAAATTTAGTTTGCTTCCTAATCAACAAGCTGCGGATGAGGAGCTTTCTACATATCATGGTGAGGGTCGTTCAAACAGAAATGTCCTTTCCTCTGCATTCAAGAAGCTTGTTGAGAGACGCAAGAAAGTAAAAACAGCTCTGCTTCTTGTAGTCTTATTTTGTGCTAGCATGGTTATTACCATGGGTGTACTCACCCCTGCAATTTCTA TCCTCTCATCCATTGAAGGGCTGCAAGTTCAAGCCAAGAATTTGCATCATG GAATGGTGGTTCTCATTGCCTGCATTGTATTGATTGGCCTTTTTGTTTTGCAATATCGTGGCACTCACAGAGTTGCATTCATGTTTGCTCCCATTGTGATTATTTGGTTACTGTCTATTGCCATCATTGGTGCCTACAATGTCATTCACTGGAATACAAGAGTATACCAGGCTCTTTCTCCATACTATGTCTACCAGTTCTTTAGGGAGACTGGAAAGGATGGTTGGATTTCTCTTGGAGGGATACTTTTATGTGTTACTG GAACTGAAGTTATATATGCAGAACTAGGCCAATTCACTGCTTCATCAGTAAGG CTTGCATTTTCTTTTGTTGTGTACCCATGTTTGGTACTGCAATACATGGGGCAAGCtgcatttatttcaaaaaatttttctACAGTATCCCTGAGTTTCTATTCTTCAATTCCAG ATTCACTATTCTGGCCAGTACTGGTGATGGCAATTTTATCTACAATTGTTGCTAGCCAAGCTGTAGTATGTGCTACATTTTCAATCGTCAAACAATGCCATGCATATGGATGTTTCCCTCGCATCAAGATTGTGCACAAACCAAAATGGATTGATCGTCAAATGTACATCCCAGAGATAAATTGGATACTTATGGTTCTCTGCCTGGCTATCACAATTGGCTCTCATGACACTAATCGCATAGGAAATGCTTATG GGATTGCATTCATGACTATGATATTCATGACCACGTGTTTGATGTCCTTGGTCATCAACTTTATATGGCATAAGAGTGTCGGGTTTGCCCTTTTTTACTTCTTGTTCTTTGGAATAATTGAATTCATCTTCCTCTCATCTTCTTTTATGAGAATCCCCAAGGGTGGATGGGTTCCTCTTGTGCTCTCTGCAGTCTTTACGTTCATTATGTTTGTTTGGCATTATGGTAGCAGGAAGAAGTATTTATATGATGTCCATAACAAAGTACCCATGAAATGGATCCTCACTCTGGGTTCTGATCTTGGCATTGTAAGGATTCCTGGGATTGGTCTTATCTACACTGAGTTAGCCAGTGGGGTACCAGCCACATTTTCCCATTTCTTAACCAACTTACCAGCATTTTACAAGGTTGTTGTATTTGTCTGTGTTAAGATTGTTCCTGTTCCTTATGTCCCCCAAAGTGAAAGGTATCTTATTGGTCGGATTGGCCCTAAATCTTACCGTTTGTATCGCTGCATCATTAGAAATGGCTATAAAGATGTCCAGGAAAAAGAAACTGAATATGATGTGGAGAATGCACTTGTGATGAGCATAGCAGAGTTTATCCAACTGGAAGCAGAAGGTTGTGGGAGTGCTGATGGTTCTGTGGATGGTCGGATGGCAGTTGTGAGGACATCTGAAATGTTTGGGAAAAGATTCATAGTTTCAGAATCTGATGGTTACGGAGAAAGTAGCAGTTCGATATTCCCAACAACTGTAGGTTGCAACAGCAGGTCAGCTGCACTGCAGAAATTGCAATCTATGTATGAGCAGGAGACTCCCCAACTAAAACAAAGGCGGCGGATCCAGCTAAAGCTTTCAGATACAAAGTGTAAGGATTTACAAGCTAAAGATGAGCTGTTGGAGCTTCTGGAAGCTAAGCATGCTGGTGTAGCATATATAATAGGTCACTCACATGTCAAGGCAAAATGGAATTCATCATTCTTGAAGAGGCTTTCGATTGATATCTTCTACTCTTTTCTGCGTAAAAACTGCCGGTCTCCTTCTGTCTTCTTGGATATTCCTCGTATTTCTTTAATCGAGGTGGGCATGAACTACTATTTATAG